The Mycolicibacterium mageritense genome contains a region encoding:
- a CDS encoding ABC transporter permease, with product MSVEAPALIRAPRGLGRIRGTALRVWAFSLVELQKLRHDRTELFTRLVQPALWLLIFGQTFSRLHMVDTGGVPYLTFLAPGIIAQSALFISIFYGIQIIWDRDAGILAKLMVTPAPASALVTGKAFAAGVRSVVQVLGVVVLAYLMGIAMTVNPLRILAAMGVVVLGSAFFACLSMTLAGLVRKRDRLMGIGQAITMPLFFASNALYPVDIMPGWLRWLSTVNPLSYEVNVLRGLLIGTPTNWALDIAVLVVAAVLGIAAASGLLRRLVR from the coding sequence GTGTCAGTTGAGGCTCCCGCCCTGATCCGAGCCCCTCGTGGCCTGGGCCGCATCCGCGGCACCGCGCTGCGGGTGTGGGCGTTCTCGCTCGTGGAGCTGCAGAAGCTGCGCCACGACCGCACCGAGTTGTTCACGCGTCTGGTGCAGCCCGCGCTGTGGCTGCTGATCTTCGGGCAGACCTTCAGCAGGCTGCACATGGTCGACACGGGCGGCGTGCCGTACCTGACGTTCCTCGCGCCGGGCATCATCGCGCAGTCGGCGCTGTTCATCTCGATCTTCTACGGCATCCAGATCATCTGGGACCGCGACGCGGGCATCCTGGCCAAGCTCATGGTCACGCCGGCGCCCGCGTCGGCGTTGGTGACCGGCAAGGCGTTCGCGGCCGGTGTGCGCTCGGTGGTGCAGGTGCTCGGCGTCGTGGTGCTGGCGTATCTCATGGGCATCGCGATGACGGTCAACCCGCTGCGGATCCTCGCCGCTATGGGTGTGGTGGTGCTCGGCTCGGCGTTCTTCGCGTGCCTGTCGATGACGCTCGCGGGGCTCGTACGCAAACGCGACCGGCTCATGGGCATCGGCCAGGCCATCACCATGCCGCTGTTCTTCGCGTCCAACGCGCTGTACCCGGTCGACATCATGCCGGGCTGGCTGCGCTGGCTGTCCACCGTCAACCCACTCAGCTACGAGGTCAACGTGCTGCGCGGCCTGCTGATCGGCACGCCGACCAACTGGGCGCTGGACATCGCCGTGCTGGTGGTGGCCGCCGTCCTGGGCATCGCGGCGGCCTCGGGACTGCTGCGCAGGCTCGTGCGCTGA
- a CDS encoding ATP-binding cassette domain-containing protein produces the protein MTDELPAIDCRGLTHRYGHFTAVDALNLQVRPGETLGLLGPNGAGKTTVVRVLTTLTPVQHGEVRIFGLDTRKHTMDIRHNLGYVPQQLSIESALTGRQNVELFARLYDVPRAERAERVTTALDAMQLIDVADAPAGTYSGGMVRRLELAQALVNRPLLLILDEPTVGLDPIARDSVWDQVQRMQTEFGMTVLLTTHYMAEADALCDRVALMHHGRLQAIGTPTELKATVSAEATLEDVFRHYAGSDLDADAGGQGIREVRSSRRTARRVS, from the coding sequence ATGACCGACGAACTTCCCGCCATCGACTGCCGCGGCCTGACCCACCGATACGGGCATTTCACCGCGGTCGACGCGCTCAACCTGCAGGTCCGCCCCGGCGAGACCCTCGGGTTGCTCGGCCCGAACGGTGCGGGCAAGACGACCGTGGTGCGCGTGCTCACGACGCTGACCCCGGTCCAGCACGGCGAGGTCAGGATCTTCGGCCTGGACACCCGCAAGCACACCATGGACATCCGGCACAACCTCGGCTACGTGCCGCAACAGCTTTCGATCGAATCCGCACTGACGGGCCGGCAGAACGTCGAACTGTTCGCGCGCCTGTACGACGTACCGCGCGCCGAGCGCGCCGAACGGGTGACGACGGCGCTGGACGCGATGCAGCTGATCGATGTCGCCGACGCGCCCGCGGGCACCTACTCGGGCGGCATGGTCCGGCGTCTCGAGCTGGCGCAGGCCCTGGTCAACCGGCCGCTGTTGCTGATCCTCGACGAGCCGACGGTCGGCCTCGACCCGATCGCCCGCGACAGTGTCTGGGACCAGGTGCAGCGCATGCAGACCGAGTTCGGCATGACGGTGCTGCTGACGACGCACTACATGGCCGAGGCCGACGCGCTGTGCGACCGGGTGGCGCTCATGCACCACGGTCGCCTGCAGGCCATCGGCACGCCGACCGAGCTGAAGGCCACCGTGTCCGCCGAGGCCACGCTCGAGGACGTGTTCCGGCACTACGCCGGATCCGATCTCGACGCCGACGCGGGCGGCCAAGGCATCCGGGAAGTCCGATCCAGCAGGAGGACCGCGCGCCGTGTCAGTTGA
- a CDS encoding MarR family winged helix-turn-helix transcriptional regulator: protein MVDIPELTSEVFRVVGRFRRQLRRSTGGGFSAAGLTQSQAELLRLVGRRPGISVRESADELSLVPNTASTLVSRLVADGLMVRAVDDSDRRVGRLRLTEPAQRIADASREARHAALSAVLAQLDPAQLDDLAKGLDVLSELTRLLNEKGLEER from the coding sequence GTGGTGGACATCCCAGAGCTGACGAGCGAGGTCTTCCGCGTCGTCGGCCGGTTCCGTCGGCAGCTTCGGCGGTCGACCGGAGGCGGCTTCAGCGCGGCCGGGCTGACCCAGTCCCAGGCAGAGCTGCTGCGCCTGGTGGGCCGGCGGCCGGGCATCTCGGTGCGGGAATCCGCCGACGAGCTCAGCCTCGTGCCCAACACCGCGTCGACCCTGGTGTCGCGCCTGGTCGCCGACGGGTTGATGGTGCGCGCGGTCGACGACTCGGACCGCAGGGTCGGCAGGCTCCGGCTGACCGAACCGGCTCAGCGCATCGCCGACGCGTCGCGCGAGGCCCGCCACGCCGCACTCTCGGCGGTCCTCGCACAACTCGACCCGGCGCAACTCGACGACCTCGCGAAAGGCCTCGACGTGCTGTCGGAGCTGACCCGGCTGCTGAACGAGAAGGGCCTCGAAGAGCGATGA
- the glgX gene encoding glycogen debranching protein GlgX, with protein MEPELEIWRGKAYPLGATYDGSGTNFALFSEVAERVELCLFDADGVETRLTLPEVDGFVWHGFVPSVEPGQRYGYRVHGPYDPAAGHRCNPNKLVLDPYAKAINGSFTWGQPLFSYNFGDPDSRNDDDSAANMPKAVVINPYFDWGVDHPPKHEYADTVIYEAHVKGLTETHPDIPEQIRGTYAAVAHPVIIEHLQSLGVTAIELMPVHHFVNDSGLIDKGLSNYWGYNTIGFLAPDPKYSSSPTPGGHVQEFKAMVRALHEANIEVILDVVYNHTAEGNHMGPTLSMRGIDNAAYYRLVDDDKRYYMDYTGTGNSLNVGHPHSLQLIMDSLRYWVTEMHVDGFRFDLAATLAREFYDVDRLSAFFELVQQDPIVSQVKLIAEPWDVGPGGYQVGNFPPLWTEWNGKYRDTVRDYWRGEPATLDEFASRLTGSADLYEQTGRRPFASINFVTAHDGFTLRDLVSYNEKHNAANGEDNRDGESNNKSWNCGAEGPTEDPAINALRARQQRNFLTTLLLSQGVPMISHGDELGRTQQGNNNVYCQDNALSWIDWESADTDLLEFARSVSAVRSAHPVFRRRRFFNGRPVREAGAAALPDIAWLAPDGSDMTTEDWETGYAKSVAVYLNGQGIPDTDVRGQRVVDDSFLLCFNAHYEAIEFTLPPEEFGTSWVPIVSSAANPDDEPLAPGARVNVEARAVLVLQAHQD; from the coding sequence ATGGAACCCGAACTCGAGATCTGGCGAGGCAAGGCCTACCCGCTGGGTGCCACCTACGACGGATCGGGCACCAACTTCGCGCTGTTCAGCGAGGTCGCAGAGCGGGTCGAGTTGTGCCTGTTCGACGCGGACGGTGTGGAGACCAGGCTCACGCTCCCCGAGGTCGACGGGTTTGTCTGGCACGGTTTCGTACCGAGTGTCGAGCCGGGCCAGCGCTACGGCTACCGTGTCCACGGCCCCTACGACCCCGCCGCGGGCCACCGGTGCAACCCGAACAAGCTCGTGCTCGATCCGTACGCCAAGGCCATCAACGGCTCGTTCACGTGGGGCCAGCCGCTGTTCTCCTACAACTTCGGCGACCCGGACAGCCGCAACGACGACGACTCCGCAGCCAACATGCCCAAGGCCGTGGTGATCAACCCGTACTTCGACTGGGGCGTGGACCACCCACCCAAGCACGAGTACGCCGACACCGTCATCTACGAGGCGCACGTCAAGGGCCTCACCGAGACGCATCCCGACATCCCTGAGCAGATCCGCGGCACCTACGCCGCGGTCGCGCACCCCGTGATCATCGAGCACCTGCAGTCGTTGGGGGTCACCGCGATCGAGCTGATGCCGGTGCATCACTTCGTCAACGACTCCGGCTTGATCGACAAAGGGCTGTCGAACTACTGGGGTTACAACACCATCGGCTTCCTTGCGCCCGACCCGAAGTACAGCTCGAGCCCCACCCCCGGTGGGCACGTGCAGGAGTTCAAGGCCATGGTCCGCGCCCTGCACGAGGCGAACATCGAGGTGATCCTCGACGTCGTGTACAACCACACGGCCGAGGGCAACCACATGGGCCCGACGTTGTCGATGCGTGGCATCGACAACGCCGCCTACTACCGGCTGGTCGACGACGACAAGCGCTACTACATGGATTACACGGGCACCGGCAACAGCCTCAATGTCGGCCACCCACACTCGCTTCAGTTGATCATGGACTCGCTGCGGTACTGGGTGACCGAGATGCACGTCGACGGTTTCCGCTTCGACCTCGCCGCGACCCTGGCCCGGGAGTTCTACGACGTGGACCGGCTGTCCGCGTTCTTCGAACTCGTGCAACAGGATCCGATCGTGAGCCAGGTCAAGCTGATCGCCGAACCGTGGGACGTCGGCCCCGGCGGCTACCAGGTCGGCAACTTCCCGCCGCTGTGGACCGAGTGGAACGGCAAGTATCGCGACACCGTTCGCGATTACTGGCGTGGCGAGCCGGCCACGCTCGACGAGTTCGCGTCGCGGCTGACCGGTTCGGCCGATTTGTACGAGCAGACCGGGCGCAGGCCGTTCGCGTCGATCAACTTCGTCACCGCGCACGACGGCTTCACGCTGCGAGACCTGGTGTCCTACAACGAGAAACACAATGCCGCCAACGGTGAGGACAACCGCGACGGCGAGAGCAACAACAAGTCGTGGAACTGTGGCGCGGAAGGCCCGACCGAGGATCCGGCGATCAACGCGTTGCGCGCTCGCCAGCAGCGGAACTTCCTCACGACTCTGCTGCTGTCGCAAGGTGTTCCGATGATCTCGCATGGCGACGAGTTGGGCCGCACGCAGCAGGGCAACAACAACGTCTACTGCCAGGACAACGCATTGTCCTGGATCGACTGGGAGAGCGCCGACACCGACCTGCTGGAGTTCGCCAGGTCGGTTTCGGCGGTGCGTTCGGCGCATCCGGTGTTCCGGCGGAGGCGTTTCTTCAACGGGCGTCCGGTACGGGAGGCCGGCGCCGCCGCGCTGCCCGACATCGCGTGGCTGGCCCCCGACGGTTCGGACATGACCACCGAGGACTGGGAGACCGGCTACGCCAAATCGGTGGCCGTCTACCTCAACGGGCAGGGCATCCCCGACACCGATGTCCGCGGTCAGCGCGTGGTCGACGATTCGTTTCTGCTGTGCTTCAACGCGCACTACGAGGCAATCGAGTTCACGTTGCCACCGGAGGAGTTCGGCACGTCCTGGGTGCCGATTGTCAGCTCCGCCGCAAACCCCGACGACGAACCCCTCGCGCCGGGAGCTCGCGTCAACGTCGAGGCCCGCGCGGTGCTGGTGCTGCAGGCACACCAGGATTAG
- a CDS encoding enoyl-CoA hydratase/isomerase family protein yields the protein MSTTPELPEYRTLQVVRDGAVATVTLNRPRRRNAFGDGMRDELADAYTRCDRDDGIRVIVLTGAPPAFCAGADLAAGEDTFTTAGPEFSAAGIAVPAWSLSKPVIAAVNGHAIGLGLTLALQCDIRLFAADARYGVVQVRRGVIGDAYSHWVLPRLVGIANAAEILLTGATFDGHRAVELGLGSRVLPAGEVLPAALALAHDIATNTAPMSVAASKRLLWDSFDLDRAAVGARETEIHRRLMAHDDAKEGVRAYVEKREPRWTGSPGPSSAVLTDLHSRGT from the coding sequence TTGTCCACCACCCCTGAACTGCCCGAATACCGAACCCTGCAGGTCGTTCGCGACGGCGCCGTCGCGACCGTCACGCTCAACCGGCCGCGCCGGCGCAACGCCTTCGGTGACGGCATGCGCGATGAGCTGGCCGACGCCTACACGCGCTGCGACCGCGACGACGGCATCCGGGTGATCGTGCTCACCGGGGCGCCGCCCGCGTTCTGTGCGGGTGCCGACCTCGCCGCGGGCGAGGACACGTTCACCACGGCTGGCCCGGAGTTCAGCGCGGCCGGCATCGCGGTGCCCGCCTGGTCGCTGTCCAAGCCCGTGATCGCCGCGGTCAACGGGCACGCGATCGGGCTCGGGTTGACTCTCGCGTTGCAGTGCGACATCCGGCTGTTCGCGGCCGACGCGCGCTACGGCGTCGTGCAGGTGCGTCGCGGCGTGATCGGCGACGCGTACTCGCACTGGGTGCTGCCGCGTCTGGTCGGGATCGCCAATGCCGCTGAAATCCTTTTGACCGGAGCGACTTTCGACGGACATCGGGCCGTCGAGCTGGGCCTGGGCAGCCGCGTGCTGCCCGCAGGCGAGGTGCTGCCCGCGGCATTGGCGCTGGCGCACGACATCGCGACCAACACCGCGCCCATGTCGGTCGCGGCGTCGAAGCGGCTGTTGTGGGATTCGTTCGACCTGGACCGCGCGGCAGTCGGGGCCAGGGAGACCGAGATCCACCGGCGGTTGATGGCCCACGACGACGCGAAGGAGGGCGTGCGGGCCTACGTCGAGAAGCGCGAACCTCGCTGGACCGGCAGCCCGGGCCCATCCTCTGCCGTGCTAACTGACTTGCACTCCCGAGGAACGTAA
- a CDS encoding isochorismatase family protein: MRALIVVDVQNDFCEGGSLAVTGGAAVARGITELLAGEHGYDHVVATKDFHIDPGEHFSDHPDYRVSWPRHCVADTPGSEFHPEFDAAPVEAVFRKGHYSAAYSGFEGTSDAGTTLADWLRQHDVDTVDVVGIATDYCVAATAADAVEAGFTTRVLTGLTAGVAPESTDAALDELRSSGVQVS, translated from the coding sequence ATGAGGGCACTCATCGTCGTCGACGTCCAGAACGACTTCTGCGAAGGCGGATCGCTGGCCGTGACCGGCGGCGCGGCCGTCGCCCGCGGCATCACCGAACTGCTCGCCGGTGAGCACGGCTACGACCACGTGGTGGCCACGAAAGACTTCCACATCGATCCGGGCGAGCACTTCTCCGACCACCCCGACTACCGGGTGTCCTGGCCGCGGCACTGCGTGGCCGATACGCCCGGGTCGGAGTTCCACCCCGAGTTCGACGCCGCGCCGGTCGAGGCCGTGTTCCGCAAGGGCCACTATTCGGCGGCGTACAGCGGTTTCGAGGGCACGTCCGATGCGGGGACGACGCTTGCGGACTGGCTGCGGCAGCACGACGTCGACACCGTGGACGTCGTCGGCATCGCAACCGACTACTGCGTCGCGGCCACCGCGGCCGACGCGGTCGAGGCGGGATTCACCACGCGCGTGCTCACGGGGCTCACGGCAGGTGTCGCGCCTGAGTCCACCGACGCCGCGCTCGACGAATTACGTTCCTCGGGAGTGCAAGTCAGTTAG
- a CDS encoding DUF427 domain-containing protein, giving the protein MAVSMSELLAGGIDTLRYHPTAKRIRACLGGEPVADTDAAVLVWEPRRIVPTYAVPRAAVTAQLVPAGADSGDDEIPGFLDPSVPFTAHTCAGNGFDVIAGEETGVEAAFQPTDPDLADYVILDFATFEWREEDEPIVAHPHDPFHRIDILRSHRRIQVELDGQLLADSVRPLLLFETLLPTRYYLPREDVTIALDLSRTISYCAYKGRATYYSLPGGPADIGWTYHEPLYDAGPVRDRICFFDERVDVIVDGLRQDRPVTPWSER; this is encoded by the coding sequence ATGGCGGTCTCCATGAGCGAGCTACTCGCAGGCGGTATCGACACATTGCGATATCACCCGACTGCCAAGCGAATTCGGGCCTGCCTCGGTGGGGAGCCCGTCGCCGACACAGACGCGGCCGTGCTGGTGTGGGAGCCGCGCCGCATCGTCCCCACGTACGCCGTCCCGCGCGCGGCCGTCACCGCGCAGCTCGTGCCCGCGGGGGCCGATTCCGGGGACGACGAGATCCCGGGCTTCCTGGACCCGTCGGTTCCGTTCACCGCACATACGTGTGCGGGCAACGGTTTTGACGTCATCGCCGGCGAAGAGACGGGTGTCGAGGCAGCGTTCCAACCCACCGATCCCGACCTGGCCGACTACGTGATCCTCGATTTCGCGACGTTCGAGTGGCGCGAGGAGGACGAGCCGATCGTCGCGCATCCGCACGACCCGTTCCACCGCATCGACATCCTGCGCAGTCACCGCCGCATCCAGGTCGAGCTCGACGGGCAGTTGCTCGCCGACAGCGTGCGTCCGCTTCTGCTGTTCGAAACCCTGCTGCCCACGCGCTATTACCTGCCCAGGGAGGACGTGACCATCGCCCTGGACCTGAGTCGCACCATCAGCTACTGCGCGTACAAGGGCCGGGCGACCTACTATTCGCTGCCCGGCGGGCCCGCCGACATCGGTTGGACGTACCACGAGCCGCTGTACGACGCGGGTCCGGTGCGCGACCGCATCTGCTTCTTCGACGAACGCGTCGATGTCATCGTCGACGGCCTGCGCCAGGACCGGCCGGTCACCCCGTGGAGCGAACGCTGA
- a CDS encoding PPOX class F420-dependent oxidoreductase, with translation MARKYATADTVGIDELLDFVRPRHRMVLTTFRSDGSLQSSPVTGGVDAAGRIVIASYPQRAKSANARRNPQVSVTVLSDEFDGPYVQVDGEAEVLALPEAVEPLVDYFRAIAGEHPDWDEYRQAMVDQGKCLIRITPRRWGPVATGGFPPE, from the coding sequence ATGGCTCGAAAGTATGCGACCGCTGACACCGTGGGGATCGATGAGCTACTCGACTTCGTGCGTCCGCGACATCGGATGGTGCTCACCACTTTTCGGTCCGACGGATCATTGCAGAGCTCGCCCGTGACGGGCGGCGTGGACGCGGCGGGCCGGATCGTCATCGCGAGTTACCCGCAACGCGCGAAATCGGCCAACGCGCGGCGGAACCCGCAGGTGAGTGTGACGGTGCTGTCGGATGAGTTCGACGGACCCTACGTCCAGGTCGACGGCGAGGCCGAGGTGCTCGCGCTGCCCGAGGCCGTCGAACCGCTGGTCGACTACTTCCGGGCGATCGCCGGGGAGCATCCGGATTGGGATGAGTACCGGCAGGCCATGGTGGACCAGGGCAAGTGCCTCATCCGGATCACGCCGCGGCGTTGGGGGCCCGTGGCCACAGGCGGATTTCCGCCGGAGTGA